One window from the genome of Magnolia sinica isolate HGM2019 chromosome 4, MsV1, whole genome shotgun sequence encodes:
- the LOC131243095 gene encoding probable glutathione S-transferase, translating to MSKDEVILLDFWGSPFAMRVKIALAEKGVEYESREEHDLLGKKSELLLKSNPIYKKVPVFIHNGKVVCESVIILNYIEETWPSPSLLPACPYGRSQARFWSDFIDKKVFEGGSKIWNSKGEAQVEAVKEFIGIVKVLEGALGDKDFFGGDSFGFIDVVAIPLTSWFYAYEQCGGFKLEDDCPKITAWMNRCMQKETVAKVIPDPTKVYELVCMLKKMFGID from the exons ATGTCGAAGGACGAGGTTATTCTCTTGGATTTTTGGGGGAGCCCATTCGCCATGAGAGTGAAGATTGCATTGGCGGAGAAGGGCGTTGAGTATGAGTCTAGAGAGGAACATGATCTGTTGGGCAAAAAGAGTGAGCTGTTGCTCAAGTCCAATCCCATTTACAAGAAGGTTCCAGTTTTCATCCACAATGGCAAGGTTGTGTGTGAGTCTGTCATCATCCTCAACTACATTGAGGAAACTTGGCCTTCTCCGTCGTTGCTCCCCGCCTGCCCATATGGGCGGTCACAGGCAAGGTTCTGGTCAGATTTCATAGACAAGAAG GTGTTCGAAGGGGGAAGCAAGATATGGAATAGCAAAGGAGAAGCCCAAGTGGAGGCAGTGAAGGAGTTCATTGGGATAGTGAAGGTGTTAGAAGGAGCACTTGGTGATAAGGACTTCTTTGGTGGTGATAGCTTTGGGTTCATTGATGTTGTGGCAATTCCACTTACTTCTTGGTTCTATGCATATGAGCAATGTGGAGGGTTCAAGTTAGAGGATGATTGCCCAAAAATCACTGCTTGGATGAACAGATGCATGCAAAAGGAGACTGTTGCAAAAGTGATACCTGACCCTACAAAGGTCTATGAGTTAGTCTGCATGTTGAAGAAGATGTTTGGTATTGACTAG